One window of the Hemitrygon akajei chromosome 5, sHemAka1.3, whole genome shotgun sequence genome contains the following:
- the LOC140727568 gene encoding oligodendrocyte transcription factor 2-like, which translates to MDSDASLISSQPSSPEADGIFLSDEPTSGFTSTVSSTQSDCGAQLCGERGGQLRAKDSIRLKDKKQMSEPELQQLRLKINSRERKRMHDLNIAMDGLREVMPYAHGPSVRKLSKIATLLLARNYILMLTNSLEEMKRLVSEIYGGHHSSFHPSAACGTLSHGGAPLPGHPTSHAAHPVHHPIMAPAVTSASLSGGSIPAVNSIRPPHGLLKSASAASGPLGSGFQHWGGIPCPCTMCQVPPPHHVASMTTAGMSRLSSDNK; encoded by the coding sequence ATGGATTCCGATGCCAGTTTGATTTCAAGCCAGCCGTCTTCTCCGGAGGCAGACGGCATTTTCCTGTCTGACGAGCCAACCTCGGGTTTCACCAGCACGGTGTCGTCCACGCAGAGCGACTGCGGAGCTCAGCTGTGCGGAGAGCGAGGCGGGCAGCTGAGAGCCAAGGACAGCATCAGGCTGAAAGACAAGAAGCAGATGAGCGAGCCTGAGCTTCAGCAGCTGAGGCTGAAGATTAACAGTCGGGAGCGCAAACGGATGCACGACTTGAATATCGCCATGGACGGGCTGCGGGAAGTCATGCCTTACGCGCACGGACCCTCTGTCAGAAAGTTGTCCAAAATCGCCACCTTGCTCCTGGCCAGAAACTACATCCTCATGCTCACCAACTCACTGGAGGAGATGAAGAGGCTGGTGAGTGAGATCTACGGTGGCCACCATAGCAGCTTCCACCCATCAGCTGCCTGCGGGACACTCAGCCACGGCGGGGCGCCTCTGCCGGGACACCCGACCTCTCACGCGGCTCACCCAGTCCATCATCCAATCATGGCCCCGGCCGTCACTTCAGCTTCTCTGTCCGGAGGCAGTATTCCAGCCGTGAACAGTATCAGACCCCCTCACGGTCTCCTGAAATCGGCGTCCGCAGCCTCCGGCCCGCTGGGCAGCGGTTTCCAGCACTGGGGAGGAATACCATGCCCGTGTACCATGTGTCAAGTCCCACCGCCTCACCATGTGGCGAGCATGACCACAGCCGGCATGTCTCGACTATCGTCTGACAACAAGTAA